GCTTCGTGGGAAAAATAATGATTTTTGCTCAATGCTATGGCCAAAGCTCTGGTCATGGGAGGATCTTTCGAAGCAACACCAAATGAATATATTTTTTCATACAAATAGCCCATTATATAGGCTTTCCACAGAGAAATGCGAGATGTGATCCTTTTCATACCAACGAACTCAATCGCATCGTTTATAAAATCCCATAGACGTATGGGCGATTCCTGGCCAATGAAATAGGCCTTCCCACAGGCCACACCACCATTTTCTATGGCTTTGAAAGCAAGCAAATGAGCCCAGGCTGCATTCTCCACAAAGGTAACATCGACCATATTTTGGCCATTGCCAACAATCTTCAATTTTTTTTCCTTAGCCGCTGCCAAAATCCTAGGCATAAAATGAGGATCACCGGGGCCAATAATCATATGCGGCCTAACAACTACGGTCCTGAGCTCATCGCCATTGGCAGCCAATATAGCCTTCTCTCCTATGGCCTTAGTCCTGGCGTAATGCCAATGATAATTGCGTCCATAGGGCAGGCTTTCGTTTCCTCCGGAAAATGCTCTGCCATTGAAAACGACACTGGGGGAACTGGTATAAATTAAATATTTAATTCCGTGCTTCTTGCATGCATTTATGACATTTTCGGTACCTATGACATTGGTATTAAAATAGTCATCAACTTCACAACCAAGGCCAGCCTTTCCAGCGGCATGAAAAACCACATCGATACCACCACCCATGGCCACATCGACCTCATCTTTATAGGACACATCGCAACGCACACATTCTACACCACGCTCCTGAAGCACATACTGCTCACGCCTGGCCAATGAACGCACTTCCATCCCATGTTCCTGCAATAGAGAAACCAGATGAAAACCTAGAAAACCACTTCCTCCTGTGACAAGAGCCTTCACGGAATCGCATCCTGGGGCAAAATAACCGAAAGTCAACCACACGAATTAGATATGCCATGTTATAAAATTGACAACACCATTGACAGTAATCCTCAAAACAACCTAATCAACTATGCGAATTTCCAGACACAGACAACGAGAATTCTTACTTTGTGACGATATTAAAAAATTTTCATTCGACGGAATCATCGCATTAATTATTACCCTGGCCACATCGATGCTATTCGCCGCCATCCTGGCACCATTGCTATTTAATCTGGTGCTATTTTTTGAAAAAAATTACCATAGTCGCATGGGGGCCTACTTGATAAACAAAGGCCTGGGAGCTTTTTTCGATCGCATCCGCTGGATTCCCATAGCCATCGGCATGGTAATTTTGAATAAAAAATTCAAATTTACAAAGAACATTTTCATTGGAAAATTTCGCTGGAGCCAAATCAGCCGTGGCTTTTCCATGGGCATGGCATTCATAGTTTTAGCTGCCAGTCCACATTATTTTCTAACATCATCGCAGAGAACAATTTCACAACCAGAAAACATAACAATGACATTGATCAATGCCCTTGGCACAAGCATTCGAGTGGCCTTTCTAGAAGAG
This window of the Puniceicoccales bacterium genome carries:
- a CDS encoding CPBP family intramembrane metalloprotease, producing the protein MRISRHRQREFLLCDDIKKFSFDGIIALIITLATSMLFAAILAPLLFNLVLFFEKNYHSRMGAYLINKGLGAFFDRIRWIPIAIGMVILNKKFKFTKNIFIGKFRWSQISRGFSMGMAFIVLAASPHYFLTSSQRTISQPENITMTLINALGTSIRVAFLEEIIFRNILLKIFYTAFRPSMAITLASMFFAYMHFKGHTSLASNDYATIKNGLLCAHAQITCWATGLHVIEFLNLFLLGLLLCLITLKRKSLDRSMGTHCGIVFSLLIYKKFVHITPPPQSFAFFGTHRITDSPFGLLILSLIILAIHWKRQGNADQT
- a CDS encoding NAD-dependent epimerase/dehydratase family protein, which translates into the protein MWLTFGYFAPGCDSVKALVTGGSGFLGFHLVSLLQEHGMEVRSLARREQYVLQERGVECVRCDVSYKDEVDVAMGGGIDVVFHAAGKAGLGCEVDDYFNTNVIGTENVINACKKHGIKYLIYTSSPSVVFNGRAFSGGNESLPYGRNYHWHYARTKAIGEKAILAANGDELRTVVVRPHMIIGPGDPHFMPRILAAAKEKKLKIVGNGQNMVDVTFVENAAWAHLLAFKAIENGGVACGKAYFIGQESPIRLWDFINDAIEFVGMKRITSRISLWKAYIMGYLYEKIYSFGVASKDPPMTRALAIALSKNHYFSHEAAKKDLDYEPIVLLDEGKDRVFKYLVDSL